A single genomic interval of Alligator mississippiensis isolate rAllMis1 chromosome 15, rAllMis1, whole genome shotgun sequence harbors:
- the LOC132245646 gene encoding natural killer cell receptor 2B4-like, giving the protein MPLVPENQLSGWEEITWRVRLSSRKMYSIVTFSSSDSVVDINIASPLGRRIAFHPGNLSLQIKLVKKSDSGVYSMDAISASGRLDTTCFHVPVFDQVRQPNLTALSAHSELGKCNVTLSCHVPAADRATYSWSRGASWSPAREDQQLPGHQSQLQLEITAGSNNTFYHCKASNAASWGTATIHVKPLCNFPATGRNTASSTLWLAADSAVTLGIFLLLHNLQSGPIQGQISQRKKDSDPIQRLIEMDEGLAGLLESFQLSLPTWMPVGDPAAPVAGR; this is encoded by the exons ATGCCGTTAGTGCCAGAGAATCAACTGTCTGGTTGGGAAGAAATCACCTGGAGAGTGAGACTCAGCTCTAGAAAGATGTATTCGATTGTGACATTTTCTAGTAGTGACAGTGTCGTGGACATCAACATAGCCTCCCCGTTAGGCAGGAGAATCGCCTTCCATCCCGGGAATCTCTCGCTCCAGATTAAGCTGGTTAAGAAGTCGGACAGCGGTGTCTATTCCATGGATGCAATATCTGCATCTGGCAGACTCGATACCACCTGCTTCCACGTGCCTGTGTTTG ACCAAGTCCGGCAACCCAACCTCACAGCACTCTCTGCTCACTCAGAGCTTGGAAAGTGCAACGTGACCCTGTCCTGCCACGTCCCAGCTGCTGACAGAGCCACCTACAGCTGGTCCCGAGGTGCATCCTGGAGCCCAGCCAGAGAggaccagcagctcccagggcatcaatcccagctgcagctggagatcaCTGCGGGCAGCAACAACACCTTCTATCACTGCAAGGCCAGCaatgcagccagctggggcacGGCCACCATCCATGTCAAACCTCTGTGCAACTTCCCAGCCACAG GCAGGAACACTGCCTCATCCACGCTCTGGCTGGCGGCTGATTCTGCGGTGACTCTCGGGATCTTCCTGCTCCTCCATAACTTGCAGTCTGGGCCCATACAGGGACAGATTAGTCAAAGGAAAAAGGATTCTGACCCAATCCAGAGGTTGATAGAAATGGATGAAGGACTTGCTGGATTGCTGGAAAGTTTTCAGCTCAGTCTCCCCACCTGGATGCCAGTTGGGGACCCTGCTGCACCTGTCGCAGGAAGATAA
- the LOC106739870 gene encoding uncharacterized protein LOC106739870 has product MDLMLGDGSGITNNFQLFVLDRVQQPNIKASTSQECGWCYLTLSCLVPKADRVTYSWSQGASSSPAPEDHWLQQHQADLQVEITKSDNTTFYHCNVSNAISWGMATIDVKMLCNYTSCQEVKVVAAVGETVQLHPKTWPSSWITVNWILIVSSQTYWILRHDEKGTSASPLLPFADRVSFHPGNLSLQINSVTEKESGLYTMDLTLGDGSNVTSYFRLFVLVPASSLSYCQAKGHILLLVLGALIAGTVAVHVMDGKQEKQD; this is encoded by the exons ATGGACCTGATGCTGGGGGATGGCTCTGGAATAACCAATAATTTTCAGCTGTTTGTGCTTG ACCGTGTCCAGCAGCCCAACATCAAGGCATCTACTTCCCAGGAGTGCGGTTGGTGCTACCTTACCCTGTCCTGCTTGGTGCCCAAAGCTGACCGGGTAACCTACAGCTGGTCTCAAGGCGCAtcttccagcccagccccagaggaccATTGGCTCCAACAGCATCAAGCCGATCTGCAGGTGGAGATCACTAAAAGCGACAACACCACCTTCTATCACTGCAATGTCAGCAATGCCATCAGCTGGGGCATGGCCACCATCGATGTCAAAATGCTGTGCAACTACACAA GTTGTCAAGAAGTAAAAGTGGTGGCTGCTGTTGGGGAGACGGTTCAGCTGCACCCCAAGACATGGCCGTCGTCCTGGATAACGGTCAACTGGATATTGATAGTCAGTTCACAGACCTACTGGATCCTCAGACACGATGAGAAGGGCACCTCGGCCAGTCCATTACTGCCCTTTGCTGACAGAGTCTCTTTCCACCCTGGGAATCTCTCGCTGCAGATTAACTCAGTCACGGAGAAAGAAAGTGGTCTCTACACCATGGACCTGACGCTGGGGGATGGCTCTAATGTCACCAGTTACTTTCGGCTGTTTGTGCTTG TTCCAGCCTCGTCGCTGTCCTACTGCCAGGCGAAGGGGCAcatcctgctgctggtgctgggggcgcTGATCGCCGGGACCGTGGCAGTGCATGTCATGGATGGCAAGCAGGAGAAACAGGACTGA